Proteins found in one Bordetella genomosp. 11 genomic segment:
- a CDS encoding OsmC family protein: MECTIDWGGPSGMLFVATSGSGHVAVMDGAVDGGGHDLAFRPMEMVLAGTGGCTAYDVVLILKRGRHAVTGCSVKLQADRAETDPKVFTRIHFAFTVTGHKLPRAAVERAVQLSHEKYCSASAMLAKTAEMTFSVDVVETGAAGAADAN; the protein is encoded by the coding sequence ATGGAATGCACGATCGACTGGGGCGGCCCTTCAGGGATGCTGTTCGTGGCCACTTCGGGTAGCGGGCATGTCGCCGTCATGGATGGCGCCGTGGATGGCGGCGGCCACGACCTGGCGTTTCGCCCGATGGAAATGGTCCTGGCCGGCACCGGCGGCTGCACCGCGTACGACGTGGTGCTCATCCTGAAGCGCGGCCGCCACGCGGTGACCGGCTGCAGCGTCAAGCTGCAGGCCGATCGCGCCGAGACCGACCCGAAGGTGTTCACGCGCATCCATTTCGCCTTTACCGTTACCGGGCACAAGCTGCCCCGCGCGGCGGTCGAGCGCGCCGTACAGTTGTCGCACGAAAAATACTGCTCGGCTTCGGCCATGCTGGCCAAGACGGCGGAAATGACCTTCTCCGTGGACGTGGTGGAGACCGGCGCGGCCGGCGCCGCGGACGCGAACTGA
- the coq7 gene encoding 2-polyprenyl-3-methyl-6-methoxy-1,4-benzoquinone monooxygenase: MPSPQPPSPSFPSLARRKGPLDALLGEADRALRVLAGASSAGRPYPAGPEAAETLTPDDRRHAAGLMRVNHVGEICAQALYRGQALACADESVRRMFQDAATEEVDHLAWCERRLGELRSRPSLLNPLWYAGSFGLGLLAGRAGVRRNLGFMAETERQVEAHLESHLKRLPAQDERSRQVVDQMKQDEINHRVSAERAGAAPLSWPVRGAMRALSRVMTSTAYWI, translated from the coding sequence ATGCCGTCGCCTCAGCCGCCGTCCCCGTCGTTCCCGTCCCTGGCCCGCCGCAAGGGGCCGCTGGATGCCCTGCTGGGAGAGGCGGACCGCGCCCTGCGCGTCCTGGCCGGCGCCTCCAGCGCGGGCCGGCCTTATCCGGCGGGCCCCGAGGCCGCCGAGACCCTTACCCCCGACGACCGCCGGCACGCGGCCGGCCTGATGCGGGTGAATCACGTCGGGGAAATCTGCGCCCAGGCGCTGTACCGTGGCCAGGCGCTGGCCTGCGCCGACGAGTCCGTCCGCCGGATGTTCCAGGATGCCGCCACGGAGGAAGTCGACCATCTGGCCTGGTGCGAGCGGCGCCTGGGCGAGCTGCGCAGCCGTCCCAGCCTGCTGAATCCGCTGTGGTATGCCGGCTCGTTCGGCCTGGGCCTGTTGGCCGGCCGCGCGGGGGTGCGGCGCAATCTGGGCTTCATGGCGGAAACCGAGCGGCAGGTCGAAGCGCACCTGGAAAGCCATCTGAAGCGCCTTCCCGCGCAGGACGAACGGTCCCGCCAGGTGGTGGACCAGATGAAGCAGGACGAAATCAACCACCGCGTCAGCGCCGAACGGGCTGGCGCCGCGCCCCTGTCGTGGCCCGTCCGAGGCGCCATGCGTGCCCTGTCGCGTGTCATGACGAGCACGGCCTACTGGATCTAG
- the tviB gene encoding Vi polysaccharide biosynthesis UDP-N-acetylglucosamine C-6 dehydrogenase TviB — MLRIQDVKLAIVGLGYVGLPLAVEFGKKRSVLGFDIDTHRIDELKRGQDHTLEVDEAELAAATHMEFTADAARLAQANVYIVTVPTPIDAYKQPDLTPLRKASETIGRVLKRGDIVIYESTVYPGATEEECVPVLERVSGLAFNRDFHAGYSPERINPGDKSHRVNTIKKVTSGSTPEVADLVDALYREIVTAGTHKAASIRVAEAAKVIENTQRDVNIALINELALIFNKMGIDTEAVLQAAGTKWNFLPFRPGLVGGHCIGVDPYYLTHKAQSLGYHPEIILAGRRLNDAMGGYVVSQLVKAMTKRRIHVQGARVLVMGLTFKENCPDLRNTRVVDIVRELREYGVEVDVYDPWVDPAEARAEYGIEPVATPASGTYDGIVLAVAHRQFAELGAARIRAYGKPEHVLYDLKYVLQPGESDLRL; from the coding sequence ATGTTGCGTATTCAGGATGTGAAGTTGGCCATCGTGGGCCTGGGCTACGTCGGCCTGCCGCTTGCCGTGGAGTTCGGCAAGAAGCGTTCGGTGCTGGGTTTCGATATCGATACGCACCGCATCGACGAACTCAAGCGCGGGCAGGACCACACCCTGGAAGTCGATGAAGCCGAACTCGCGGCCGCGACGCACATGGAGTTCACCGCCGATGCCGCACGGTTGGCGCAGGCGAATGTCTATATCGTCACCGTTCCCACTCCGATCGACGCCTACAAGCAGCCGGACCTGACCCCGCTGCGCAAGGCCAGCGAAACCATAGGACGGGTCCTGAAGCGGGGCGATATCGTTATCTACGAGTCCACCGTCTACCCCGGCGCCACCGAGGAAGAATGCGTGCCCGTGCTGGAGCGCGTGTCCGGCCTGGCGTTCAACCGCGATTTCCATGCGGGGTACAGCCCGGAACGCATCAACCCCGGCGACAAGAGCCATCGCGTCAACACCATCAAGAAAGTGACTTCCGGATCGACCCCCGAAGTCGCGGACCTGGTGGATGCCCTGTACCGCGAGATCGTGACGGCCGGTACGCACAAGGCCGCCTCCATCCGCGTGGCCGAAGCCGCGAAAGTCATCGAGAATACCCAGCGCGACGTCAACATCGCCCTGATCAACGAGCTGGCGCTGATCTTCAACAAGATGGGGATCGATACCGAGGCCGTGCTGCAGGCCGCGGGCACGAAGTGGAATTTCCTGCCGTTCCGGCCCGGGCTGGTGGGCGGCCATTGCATCGGTGTCGACCCCTATTACCTGACGCACAAGGCGCAGAGCCTGGGCTATCACCCGGAAATCATCCTGGCCGGCCGGCGCCTGAACGACGCCATGGGCGGCTATGTGGTGTCGCAGCTGGTCAAGGCCATGACCAAGCGCCGCATCCACGTGCAGGGTGCGCGGGTGCTGGTCATGGGACTGACCTTCAAGGAAAACTGCCCGGACCTGCGCAATACGCGCGTGGTCGATATCGTGCGCGAACTGCGCGAATATGGCGTGGAGGTGGACGTCTACGATCCGTGGGTCGATCCGGCCGAAGCGCGCGCGGAATACGGCATCGAACCCGTGGCGACGCCCGCCTCCGGCACCTACGACGGCATTGTTCTTGCGGTAGCGCATCGGCAGTTCGCCGAATTGGGCGCCGCGCGAATACGCGCCTACGGCAAGCCCGAACATGTGCTGTACGACCTGAAATACGTCCTGCAGCCCGGCGAATCGGATCTGCGCTTGTAA
- a CDS encoding SDR family oxidoreductase: MTHRYQQITEDFRKAPRTWLVTGCAGFIGSNLVETLLKLDQTVVGLDNLSTGYRHNLDEVMELVSAEQWGRFTFIEGDIRDLETCRKAATGVDFVLHQAALGSVPRSIQDPITTNAVNVDGFLNMLVAARDARVRGFVYAASSSTYGDHPALPKVESEIGNPLSPYAVSKYVNELYADVFARGYGFGSVGLRYFNVFGKRQDPNGAYAAVIPKWIGAMIRGEDVVINGDGETSRDFCFVENAVQANLLAALAQAEGTHQVYNVAFNARTSLNDLFRHLTRLLAKHGVQYDKPPVYGDFRPGDVRHSQADIAKANDQLGYKPMHDIIEGLEVAMPWYTQFLR, translated from the coding sequence ATGACGCACCGCTATCAGCAAATCACCGAAGACTTCCGCAAGGCGCCCCGTACCTGGCTGGTCACCGGCTGCGCCGGTTTTATCGGCTCGAACCTCGTGGAAACGCTCCTGAAACTGGACCAGACGGTCGTGGGCCTGGATAACCTGTCCACCGGCTACCGGCACAACCTGGACGAGGTCATGGAGCTCGTCTCGGCCGAACAATGGGGCCGGTTTACCTTCATCGAGGGCGATATCCGCGACCTGGAGACCTGCCGCAAGGCCGCCACGGGGGTGGACTTCGTGCTGCATCAGGCGGCGCTCGGCTCCGTGCCGCGGTCCATCCAGGATCCCATCACCACGAATGCCGTGAATGTCGATGGCTTCCTGAATATGCTGGTCGCGGCCCGCGATGCACGAGTGCGGGGCTTCGTTTACGCGGCTTCCAGTTCTACCTATGGCGACCACCCGGCCTTGCCCAAGGTGGAATCCGAAATCGGCAACCCGCTGTCGCCCTACGCGGTCAGCAAGTACGTGAACGAACTGTATGCCGACGTGTTCGCGCGCGGCTACGGCTTCGGCAGCGTGGGCCTGCGCTACTTCAACGTGTTCGGCAAGCGGCAGGATCCCAACGGCGCCTACGCCGCCGTCATTCCCAAGTGGATCGGGGCCATGATCCGCGGCGAGGACGTCGTCATCAACGGCGACGGCGAGACCAGCCGCGACTTCTGCTTCGTGGAGAACGCCGTGCAGGCCAATCTGCTGGCGGCACTGGCGCAGGCCGAAGGTACCCACCAGGTCTACAACGTGGCGTTCAATGCGCGCACCAGCCTGAACGATCTGTTCCGCCACCTGACCCGCCTGCTGGCCAAGCATGGCGTGCAGTATGACAAGCCGCCCGTCTACGGGGATTTCCGTCCGGGCGACGTGCGGCATTCGCAGGCCGACATCGCCAAGGCCAACGATCAGCTGGGCTACAAGCCCATGCACGACATCATCGAAGGGCTGGAGGTCGCCATGCCCTGGTATACGCAGTTCCTGCGTTAA
- a CDS encoding phosphomannomutase/phosphoglucomutase produces the protein MGNASSFPASIFKAYDIRGTVPDLLNARFARELGLALAALAREKNIPELVIGRDGRLSSEELALALQEGLNAGGVSTLDIGQVPTPLVYFGAYTEKTGSGVAVTGSHNPPKYNGFKMMMGGAALYGADIQALHAAMEAAGGKAPAGVTPGRRRTMDLVGRYIERIVGDVKLARPMKIAIDCGNGVAGAIAPRLFREMGCDVTELFCDVDGNFPNHHPDPADPHNLEDLIHCLKTTDCEIGLAFDGDGDRLGVVTKSGEIIWPDRQLILYARDVLSRNPGAMIIYDVKCSRHVGLAVKQAGGQPLMWQTGHSLVKAKLAETGAPLAGEMSGHTFFKERWYGFDDGLYTGARLLEIVSRDANPSAVLEALPKAISTPELKLEMQEGEPFALVKDLQEKGRFEGATQVVTIDGVRAEYPDGFGLARPSNTTPVVVLRFEADNEAALARIQDDFRKQLLALKPDVKLPF, from the coding sequence GTGGGTAATGCGTCGTCCTTCCCTGCTTCGATCTTCAAGGCGTACGACATACGCGGCACCGTGCCCGACCTGCTGAACGCGCGCTTCGCGCGCGAACTGGGCCTGGCCCTGGCGGCTCTCGCGCGCGAAAAAAACATTCCTGAACTCGTGATCGGCCGCGATGGCCGCCTCAGCAGCGAAGAGCTGGCGCTGGCCTTGCAGGAAGGGCTGAACGCCGGCGGCGTCAGCACCCTGGACATCGGCCAGGTGCCCACTCCGCTGGTGTACTTCGGCGCCTATACCGAGAAAACAGGCTCGGGCGTGGCCGTCACGGGCAGCCATAACCCCCCCAAGTACAACGGCTTCAAGATGATGATGGGCGGCGCCGCGCTGTACGGCGCCGATATCCAGGCCCTGCACGCGGCGATGGAAGCCGCCGGCGGCAAGGCGCCGGCTGGCGTCACCCCCGGCCGGCGCCGCACCATGGACCTGGTCGGACGCTATATCGAGCGCATCGTCGGCGACGTCAAACTGGCCCGTCCGATGAAGATCGCCATCGATTGCGGCAACGGCGTGGCCGGCGCCATCGCGCCCAGGCTGTTCCGCGAAATGGGCTGCGACGTCACCGAACTGTTCTGCGACGTGGACGGCAATTTCCCCAACCACCATCCCGATCCGGCCGACCCGCACAACCTGGAAGACCTCATCCACTGCCTGAAGACCACCGATTGCGAAATCGGCCTGGCTTTCGACGGCGACGGCGATCGCCTGGGCGTGGTCACGAAGTCCGGCGAAATCATCTGGCCCGACCGCCAGTTGATCCTGTATGCGCGCGACGTGCTGTCGCGCAACCCCGGCGCCATGATCATCTACGACGTCAAGTGCAGCCGCCACGTCGGGTTGGCCGTCAAGCAGGCAGGCGGGCAGCCGCTGATGTGGCAGACGGGCCATTCCCTGGTCAAGGCCAAGCTGGCCGAAACGGGCGCCCCGCTGGCGGGCGAGATGAGCGGCCATACCTTCTTCAAGGAACGCTGGTATGGCTTCGACGACGGCTTGTACACGGGCGCGCGCCTGCTGGAGATCGTCTCGCGCGACGCCAACCCGTCCGCGGTGCTCGAGGCCCTGCCCAAGGCTATTTCCACGCCGGAACTCAAGCTCGAAATGCAGGAAGGCGAACCCTTCGCGCTGGTGAAGGACCTGCAGGAAAAAGGCCGCTTCGAGGGCGCCACCCAGGTCGTGACGATCGACGGGGTACGCGCCGAATATCCCGACGGCTTCGGCCTGGCCCGACCCTCGAACACCACGCCCGTGGTGGTACTGCGCTTCGAGGCGGATAACGAAGCCGCGCTGGCGCGCATCCAGGATGACTTCCGCAAACAGCTGCTGGCCCTGAAGCCGGACGTCAAACTGCCCTTCTGA
- a CDS encoding FAD-binding oxidoreductase, with protein sequence MTVLAELQALLGADHVLTGDDTDSYTLDWRGRYRGRALAVVRPDSTESVAAVVRLCARHSVPLVPQGGNTGLCGGATPADDGKAVILSLARLNRVRAIDTDNDTMTVEAGCVLQALQQAAEQAGRLFPLSLAAEGSCTIGGNLATNAGGTQVLRYGNTRDLTLGLEVVTADGEIWHGLRGLRKDNTGYDLRDLYIGSEGTLGIITAATLKLFPLPVARCTALLAVPDVESGVQLLGRARQGFGAALTGFELMAGNCLQAVVRLFPQQRLPFAGESAQSPWFALLELSDSESEAHARERFETVLGEAIEAGLATDAAIAENITQSRALWHLRESIPLAEAELGKSIKHDVSLPISRIADFVRTTNALLQRDFPGVGHVIFGHLGDGNLHYNVTRAPDQEEAALLAQQPRIYGVVHDSVHAHGGSISAEHGVGQLKIDELPRYKDPVELALMRRIKKALDPTGIMNPGKVVRP encoded by the coding sequence ATGACTGTCCTTGCCGAACTCCAAGCCCTGCTGGGCGCCGATCACGTACTGACCGGCGACGATACCGATTCCTACACCCTGGACTGGCGCGGCCGGTATCGGGGCCGGGCGCTGGCGGTGGTGCGCCCGGATTCGACCGAGTCGGTCGCCGCGGTGGTGCGGCTGTGCGCCCGCCATAGCGTCCCCCTGGTGCCGCAGGGCGGCAATACCGGCCTTTGCGGCGGCGCCACGCCGGCGGACGATGGCAAGGCGGTGATCTTGTCGCTGGCGCGCCTGAACCGCGTGCGGGCCATCGATACCGACAACGACACCATGACGGTGGAAGCGGGCTGCGTCCTGCAGGCCTTGCAGCAGGCGGCCGAGCAGGCGGGCCGCCTGTTCCCGCTGAGCCTGGCGGCCGAGGGCAGCTGCACCATCGGCGGCAATCTGGCAACCAATGCCGGCGGCACGCAGGTCCTGCGCTACGGCAACACGCGCGACCTGACCCTGGGGCTGGAAGTCGTGACCGCCGACGGCGAGATCTGGCACGGCCTGCGCGGGCTGCGCAAGGACAATACCGGCTACGACCTGCGCGACTTGTACATCGGCAGCGAGGGCACCCTGGGCATCATCACGGCCGCGACGCTGAAACTGTTCCCCCTTCCGGTGGCGCGCTGCACGGCGCTGCTGGCCGTGCCGGACGTCGAGTCCGGCGTGCAGCTGCTGGGACGTGCGCGCCAGGGCTTCGGCGCCGCGCTGACGGGTTTCGAATTGATGGCCGGCAACTGCCTGCAGGCGGTGGTGCGTCTTTTCCCGCAGCAGCGCCTGCCGTTCGCCGGCGAATCGGCGCAATCGCCGTGGTTCGCGCTGCTGGAATTGTCGGATAGCGAAAGCGAAGCCCATGCGCGCGAGCGCTTCGAGACCGTCCTGGGCGAGGCGATCGAAGCGGGGCTGGCGACGGATGCCGCCATCGCCGAAAACATCACCCAAAGCCGCGCGCTCTGGCATTTGCGCGAAAGTATTCCGCTGGCCGAGGCCGAGCTGGGCAAGTCGATCAAGCACGACGTTTCCCTGCCGATCTCGCGTATCGCCGATTTCGTGCGCACGACCAACGCGCTGCTGCAGCGGGACTTCCCCGGCGTGGGCCATGTCATCTTCGGCCATCTGGGCGACGGCAACCTGCACTACAACGTCACGCGGGCGCCCGACCAGGAAGAAGCCGCGCTGCTGGCGCAGCAGCCGCGGATCTACGGCGTGGTACACGACAGCGTGCACGCGCATGGCGGTTCCATCAGCGCGGAGCACGGTGTCGGCCAATTGAAGATAGACGAACTGCCCCGGTACAAAGACCCCGTCGAACTTGCCTTGATGCGCCGTATCAAGAAGGCGCTGGATCCGACCGGCATCATGAATCCGGGCAAAGTCGTCAGGCCCTGA
- a CDS encoding response regulator transcription factor, translated as MTAAPLSAAHYRVLIVEDDATIAGNLYSFLEARGFVPDAAYDGHAALSLLKAQHFDVVILDVGLPGMDGYSVLRALRNELTLSVPVLMLTARDELEDKLAGFSHGADDYLTKPFALAEVEARLHALIQRASGAVGTPIRRCGPLSYDSRRRDVQVNGQPVHLTRKSCMILDALLRDPGRVVPRTELESLLWGSEPPSSDALRSQVHLLRKALADAGFDGIETVHGTGWRLVAAPGKAA; from the coding sequence ATGACCGCCGCGCCCTTGTCCGCCGCGCATTACCGCGTCCTGATCGTCGAGGACGACGCCACGATTGCCGGCAATCTGTACAGTTTCCTGGAGGCGCGCGGCTTCGTGCCGGACGCGGCGTACGACGGCCACGCGGCCTTGTCCCTGCTCAAGGCGCAGCACTTCGACGTGGTGATCCTGGATGTGGGCCTGCCGGGCATGGATGGCTATAGCGTGCTGCGCGCGCTGCGCAACGAGCTCACGTTGTCGGTACCCGTGCTGATGCTGACGGCGCGCGACGAACTCGAGGACAAGCTGGCCGGTTTTTCGCACGGCGCGGACGATTACCTGACCAAGCCCTTCGCGCTGGCCGAGGTCGAGGCCCGGCTGCACGCCCTGATCCAGCGCGCCAGCGGCGCGGTCGGTACGCCGATCCGGCGTTGCGGGCCATTGAGCTACGACAGCCGGCGCCGTGACGTGCAGGTCAACGGACAGCCCGTGCACCTGACGCGCAAGTCCTGCATGATCCTGGATGCCCTGCTGCGCGATCCGGGACGTGTCGTGCCGCGCACCGAACTGGAAAGCCTGCTGTGGGGTAGCGAGCCGCCGTCCTCCGACGCGCTGCGCAGCCAGGTGCATCTGCTGCGCAAGGCGCTGGCCGATGCCGGTTTCGATGGCATCGAAACCGTGCACGGTACGGGCTGGCGCCTGGTCGCCGCTCCCGGCAAAGCGGCATGA
- a CDS encoding sensor histidine kinase: MKTGSTLTQRVVWALTGTVSIFVSVLVVLAYLTFDQMEDELVNEILTNETDRLIQRVESGEETLPMRGAHELGGAMRAWVQMPGQLNTAIPKEVQGLNDGLHLLEPGTETWHVVVAEMTKGRRMYVLYDATDNEDRVFDFGLILLGLGVVCIVAAYGVARKVAYLAVGPLLTLTDRLATWAPGSPDLAVERNDEAGRLVEAFNRVQNQVDRSLAREREFAANLSHEVRTPLAAIRSDGELMLLAAVVPPDQQTRLKRIVKNVDSVTAALESARAMARDEPSTPEPVDLSECLAAAWQGLEANAEQGGLALDDHIPAGTVRLLDRYALLTVLRNLIRNAIEHAAPAVLSVRALDDGIEIRDNGKGIKAEDLPFVFERYYSVRRRDTQGRGGDEAEAAQALERGLGLAIAKRVCDMQGWSLSVESWVGVPHHGTCFTLRFAGTDAVPGPSGQQAAHAI; this comes from the coding sequence ATGAAGACCGGCAGCACCCTGACTCAGCGGGTGGTCTGGGCCTTGACCGGCACGGTATCCATTTTCGTGTCCGTGCTCGTCGTGTTGGCCTACCTGACCTTCGACCAGATGGAAGACGAGCTGGTCAACGAGATCCTGACCAACGAGACGGACCGCCTCATCCAGCGCGTCGAAAGCGGCGAAGAGACCTTGCCCATGCGCGGCGCGCACGAACTGGGCGGCGCGATGCGCGCCTGGGTGCAGATGCCGGGCCAGCTGAACACCGCGATTCCCAAGGAAGTCCAGGGCTTGAACGACGGCCTGCACCTGCTGGAGCCGGGCACCGAAACCTGGCATGTCGTGGTGGCGGAAATGACCAAAGGGCGGCGGATGTATGTGTTGTACGACGCCACCGACAACGAAGACCGGGTGTTCGACTTCGGCCTGATCCTGCTGGGCCTGGGCGTGGTCTGCATCGTCGCCGCCTACGGGGTCGCCCGGAAGGTGGCCTACCTGGCCGTGGGGCCGCTGCTGACGCTGACCGACCGCCTGGCGACCTGGGCGCCAGGCTCGCCGGACCTGGCCGTCGAACGCAATGACGAAGCCGGGCGCCTGGTCGAAGCCTTCAATCGCGTGCAGAACCAGGTGGATCGCTCCCTTGCCCGCGAACGCGAATTCGCGGCCAATCTCAGCCACGAGGTACGTACGCCGCTTGCTGCCATCCGCAGCGACGGCGAGCTGATGCTGCTGGCTGCCGTCGTCCCGCCGGACCAGCAAACGCGCCTGAAGCGGATCGTCAAGAATGTCGACAGCGTGACGGCCGCGCTGGAAAGCGCGCGCGCCATGGCCCGCGACGAGCCCAGCACGCCGGAACCCGTCGATCTGTCCGAATGCCTGGCGGCTGCCTGGCAGGGGCTGGAAGCGAATGCCGAGCAGGGCGGCCTGGCGTTGGACGACCACATACCCGCCGGCACGGTGCGCCTGCTGGATCGCTATGCCTTGCTGACCGTCCTGCGCAACCTGATCCGCAACGCCATCGAGCATGCCGCGCCCGCCGTGTTGTCCGTGCGCGCGCTCGACGATGGCATCGAAATCCGCGATAACGGCAAAGGGATCAAGGCGGAAGACCTGCCTTTCGTCTTCGAGCGCTATTACAGCGTGCGCCGGCGCGACACGCAGGGCCGGGGTGGGGACGAGGCCGAAGCCGCGCAGGCGCTGGAACGCGGCCTGGGGCTGGCCATCGCCAAGCGCGTCTGCGATATGCAGGGCTGGAGCCTGAGCGTTGAATCCTGGGTGGGCGTCCCGCATCACGGGACATGCTTCACGCTGCGTTTCGCGGGCACGGATGCCGTTCCCGGGCCGTCCGGCCAGCAGGCCGCGCACGCGATTTGA
- a CDS encoding phosphatase PAP2 family protein, with protein MYSNAPAPARPAIRGESYLITHVFGITLLLALLASAINYSGLDLAISRMFFDPASNAFPWRASRALELLGHRVVLVLPVGVAIAAMAAAIASHWFAPLRPWRGALWGIALTCALGQVIISQLKHYTALPRPYNLSMFGGYANYPDHFWAASRRQAGGALPSNHAGAGYAMLSLYFAGWAMGRPAWRWGGLAIGIAAGLSFAAVRVAQGAHFTSQTVWSACVMWAVASVLFYPLITRPRPGLPIAQQDARQP; from the coding sequence ATGTACTCCAATGCCCCCGCGCCCGCCCGGCCCGCGATCCGTGGCGAAAGCTATCTGATCACCCACGTATTCGGCATCACGCTGCTGCTGGCCCTGCTGGCCTCGGCGATCAACTATTCCGGGCTGGATCTGGCCATATCGAGGATGTTCTTCGATCCGGCCAGCAACGCGTTCCCATGGCGCGCCTCGCGCGCGCTGGAGCTGCTGGGCCATCGCGTCGTGCTGGTCCTGCCCGTGGGGGTCGCGATCGCCGCGATGGCGGCGGCCATCGCCAGCCACTGGTTCGCGCCCTTGCGCCCGTGGCGCGGGGCATTGTGGGGGATCGCGCTGACCTGCGCACTGGGGCAGGTGATCATTTCGCAGTTGAAGCACTACACCGCGCTGCCGCGGCCCTACAACCTGAGCATGTTCGGCGGCTATGCGAACTACCCCGATCATTTCTGGGCCGCCAGCCGCCGCCAGGCCGGCGGAGCCCTGCCGAGCAATCATGCCGGCGCCGGCTATGCGATGCTGTCGCTGTACTTCGCCGGCTGGGCGATGGGCCGGCCCGCGTGGCGCTGGGGCGGGCTGGCGATCGGTATCGCGGCCGGGCTGTCGTTTGCCGCCGTCCGCGTCGCCCAGGGCGCCCACTTCACCAGCCAGACCGTATGGTCGGCCTGCGTGATGTGGGCGGTGGCCAGCGTGCTGTTCTATCCCCTGATCACGCGCCCGCGGCCAGGGCTACCCATTGCCCAGCAGGATGCCCGGCAGCCATAG
- a CDS encoding TRAP transporter large permease, which produces MALTLLSVSFMGFLVIGVPVAFAIGLASIAAILYEDLPVAVAFQQMTSGMNAFSFLAIPFFIFTGELMLYGGIADRIVNFARSLVGHVRGGLGMSNVVACTLFGGVSGSPVADVSAMGSVMIPMMKREGYHADYAVNVTTHAALVGALMPTSHNIIIYTLAAGGKVSIAALIAAGLLPALILTVCNLAAAYFVARHRGYAPGTFPGWSIVVRSLLAALPGLFVVAVIIAGILSGVFTATESAAVAVIYALALTVLVYRTLTWDQFVRAAAKAVKTTGVVLLLIGISATFGYLISFYGVAEKTGELLGSISTNPWAIFLMVNIVLFLLGTFLDMAATILICTPIFLPICMQYGMGPVQFGMVMLLNCALGLNTPPVGTTQFVGCAIGEVSVGTVMRTIWPFYGALLAALALVTYVPAFSLWLPGILLGNG; this is translated from the coding sequence ATGGCGCTGACTCTGCTTTCCGTTTCGTTCATGGGCTTTCTGGTGATCGGCGTGCCGGTGGCCTTCGCCATCGGCCTGGCCTCCATCGCGGCCATCCTGTACGAAGACCTGCCCGTCGCGGTCGCCTTCCAGCAGATGACGTCCGGGATGAACGCGTTTTCCTTCCTGGCAATCCCGTTCTTCATCTTCACCGGCGAACTGATGCTGTATGGCGGCATTGCCGACCGCATCGTCAATTTCGCGCGCTCGCTGGTCGGCCACGTGCGTGGCGGGCTGGGCATGTCCAATGTCGTGGCCTGCACGCTGTTCGGCGGGGTATCGGGGTCCCCGGTCGCGGACGTATCCGCCATGGGCTCGGTGATGATCCCCATGATGAAGCGCGAGGGCTATCACGCCGACTATGCGGTCAATGTCACCACGCACGCCGCGCTGGTCGGCGCGCTGATGCCCACCAGCCACAACATCATCATCTATACGCTGGCCGCGGGCGGCAAGGTCTCCATCGCCGCGCTGATCGCCGCGGGCCTGCTGCCGGCGCTGATCCTGACGGTATGCAACCTGGCGGCGGCCTACTTCGTGGCGCGCCACCGCGGCTACGCGCCCGGCACTTTTCCCGGGTGGAGCATCGTGGTGCGCTCCCTGCTGGCCGCCTTGCCGGGATTGTTCGTGGTGGCGGTCATCATCGCCGGCATCCTCAGCGGTGTCTTCACCGCGACCGAGTCCGCCGCGGTCGCCGTGATCTACGCCCTGGCGCTGACCGTCCTGGTTTATCGCACGCTGACGTGGGACCAGTTCGTGCGCGCGGCCGCCAAGGCGGTGAAGACGACCGGCGTGGTCCTGCTGCTGATCGGTATTTCGGCGACGTTCGGCTACCTGATCAGCTTCTACGGTGTCGCGGAAAAGACCGGCGAGCTGCTCGGGTCGATTTCCACCAACCCCTGGGCCATCTTCCTGATGGTCAATATCGTGCTGTTCCTGCTGGGCACGTTCCTCGACATGGCCGCCACGATACTGATCTGCACGCCGATCTTCCTGCCGATCTGCATGCAGTACGGCATGGGACCGGTGCAGTTCGGCATGGTGATGCTGCTGAACTGCGCGCTGGGATTGAATACACCGCCGGTCGGCACCACGCAGTTCGTCGGCTGCGCCATCGGCGAAGTATCGGTGGGCACGGTCATGCGAACGATCTGGCCCTTCTACGGCGCGCTGCTGGCGGCGTTGGCCCTGGTCACCTATGTGCCGGCGTTTTCGCTATGGCTGCCGGGCATCCTGCTGGGCAATGGGTAG